A single window of Streptomyces cathayae DNA harbors:
- a CDS encoding VOC family protein — MSAPFQAGEAVWVELCTTDPDAATAFYSSLLGWSVREERIGSAVYRMFSLNGRDVAGISDAATLHGGRPRGWITYFAVDDIDRAVHQAVALGGELVSVPRYLPAAGTGATIVDPFGAVFVTRVRRELESKR, encoded by the coding sequence ATGAGCGCGCCGTTCCAGGCGGGCGAGGCTGTCTGGGTCGAGCTGTGCACGACGGACCCGGACGCGGCTACGGCATTCTACTCGTCCCTCCTGGGCTGGTCCGTCCGTGAGGAGCGCATCGGCAGCGCCGTCTACCGGATGTTCAGCCTGAACGGCCGGGACGTGGCGGGCATTTCGGATGCCGCAACGCTCCATGGCGGCCGACCGCGTGGATGGATCACCTACTTCGCGGTCGATGACATCGACCGCGCCGTGCACCAGGCGGTGGCGCTGGGCGGTGAATTGGTTTCGGTGCCGCGGTATCTTCCTGCCGCCGGCACCGGGGCCACGATCGTGGATCCCTTCGGCGCGGTGTTCGTTACCAGGGTGAGACGCGAGCTGGAGTCGAAGCGCTGA
- a CDS encoding flavin reductase family protein has translation MEPAKVLFCLATASSSFAVLKNARRIAIHILAQDQEDIARRCATSGLTGADKLEGVAWTAGPDGVPLIPGTSAILTGTTDELITSGDHVIILIDVDHVHLKPSPVRRCRSTGVGSPRPLPSPPTDRQGLPGPGGPVRVRYGRARAA, from the coding sequence CTGGAGCCGGCGAAGGTACTGTTCTGCCTGGCGACGGCGTCGTCGAGCTTCGCGGTCCTCAAGAACGCGCGGAGGATCGCCATCCACATCCTGGCCCAGGACCAGGAGGACATCGCGCGCCGGTGCGCGACCTCGGGGCTGACGGGCGCGGACAAGCTGGAGGGTGTGGCGTGGACGGCCGGGCCGGACGGTGTCCCGCTGATTCCGGGAACGTCGGCGATTCTGACGGGCACGACCGATGAACTGATCACCAGCGGCGACCACGTCATCATCCTGATCGACGTCGATCATGTGCATCTGAAGCCGTCGCCGGTGCGGCGCTGTCGTTCTACCGGGGTCGGTTCTCCTCGCCCACTGCCGTCGCCGCCGACTGACCGACAGGGCCTCCCGGGACCGGGAGGCCCTGTGCGCGTCCGATACGGCCGAGCCAGAGCGGCCTGA
- a CDS encoding TetR/AcrR family transcriptional regulator, translated as MLHRGNAVPLLRLGTLPRNTMTEPAETTAKSRRRRWPQGYDPQGTRRALVDSSLHLFEQEGFDRTTLQQIVDGANLTKGAFYHHFQSKEDVLWQIQNEYLDTQIKKAARAIVEQHSDIADQLRALIRAQPQWCRVLPRPRRDLLPGAPAPHR; from the coding sequence ATGCTGCATCGCGGAAATGCTGTTCCGCTACTACGACTAGGCACCCTCCCGAGGAACACGATGACAGAACCCGCAGAAACCACGGCCAAGTCGAGGAGGCGTCGTTGGCCCCAGGGCTACGACCCGCAGGGTACCCGCCGTGCACTCGTCGACAGCTCACTTCACCTGTTCGAACAGGAAGGATTCGACCGAACCACGCTCCAGCAGATCGTCGACGGCGCCAACCTCACCAAGGGTGCGTTCTACCACCACTTCCAGAGCAAAGAAGATGTACTGTGGCAGATCCAGAACGAGTACCTCGACACCCAGATCAAAAAAGCCGCCCGCGCGATCGTCGAACAGCACTCTGACATCGCCGACCAGCTACGGGCGCTCATCCGGGCTCAGCCTCAGTGGTGTCGCGTCCTACCGCGCCCACGTCGCGATCTTCTACCAGGAGCGCCGGCACCTCACCGGTGA
- a CDS encoding MaoC family dehydratase: MRPPRRTTIAGPKQLLDLVGKDLGASEVQVVTQAEVNQFADITKDHQWIHVDVERAKAGPFGTTVVHGFFTLALVPRLLQDILEVKEFSMGVNYGLDRVRFIRPLPPGTEIQGTATLVSAEPIPATDDNPAEGVQAKASVVIEFASESQPCCIAEMLFRYYD; encoded by the coding sequence ATGAGACCTCCCCGCCGCACCACCATCGCCGGCCCGAAGCAGCTCCTCGACCTCGTCGGCAAGGATCTCGGGGCCAGTGAAGTCCAGGTCGTCACCCAGGCAGAGGTGAACCAGTTCGCCGACATCACCAAGGACCACCAGTGGATCCACGTCGACGTGGAGCGGGCCAAGGCCGGACCCTTCGGCACCACCGTCGTCCACGGGTTCTTCACCCTTGCCCTCGTCCCGAGGCTCCTCCAGGACATCCTCGAGGTCAAGGAGTTCTCCATGGGCGTCAACTACGGACTCGACCGGGTCCGGTTCATCCGCCCGCTCCCGCCCGGCACCGAAATCCAGGGCACTGCGACGCTGGTGTCCGCCGAACCGATCCCCGCAACCGACGACAACCCTGCCGAAGGCGTACAGGCCAAGGCCTCGGTGGTCATAGAGTTCGCGTCCGAGTCCCAGCCATGCTGCATCGCGGAAATGCTGTTCCGCTACTACGACTAG
- a CDS encoding DUF6083 domain-containing protein: protein MQVAAHSPSRLLRAGQTGRCRSCGNRIDWHQRTDHRPIALHPAEVATADVPEACRWHLSGGIAHPHDDGSGWCRIPHAALCPRPTTHPRATDPRLMALRRQLAVRSRRLIDTGTFTPASPTPATTLPNTDRDRPVRPVVRILLTHYLGEGPVADIRCIAQTRQRHRCTQPILDPAHPAGRWTLLPIQPHRGQLALPGGSMAVYDLNHLPYAEQLRWRAQRCTTHTAAPAAADLALADWQPLDPLLHAAHLHTRLPHPAPPQPHRR, encoded by the coding sequence CTGCAGGTCGCCGCGCACAGCCCCAGCCGCCTGCTGCGCGCCGGACAGACCGGCCGCTGCCGCAGCTGCGGCAACCGCATCGACTGGCACCAGCGCACCGACCACCGGCCCATCGCCCTGCACCCGGCGGAAGTCGCCACCGCCGACGTGCCCGAAGCCTGCCGCTGGCACCTCAGCGGCGGCATCGCCCACCCCCATGACGACGGCAGCGGCTGGTGCCGCATCCCGCACGCCGCCCTCTGCCCCCGGCCCACCACACACCCCCGCGCCACCGATCCCCGCCTCATGGCGCTGCGCCGCCAACTCGCCGTGCGCTCCCGCCGCCTGATCGACACCGGCACCTTCACCCCTGCGTCCCCCACGCCCGCCACCACGCTCCCGAACACCGACCGTGACCGGCCGGTCCGACCCGTCGTGCGAATTCTCCTGACGCATTACCTCGGCGAAGGCCCCGTCGCAGACATCCGCTGCATCGCCCAGACCCGCCAGCGCCACCGCTGCACCCAGCCGATCCTCGACCCGGCCCACCCGGCCGGGCGCTGGACGCTGCTGCCCATCCAGCCCCACCGCGGCCAACTCGCCCTCCCCGGCGGAAGCATGGCCGTCTACGATCTCAACCACCTGCCCTACGCCGAGCAACTGCGCTGGCGCGCCCAACGCTGCACCACCCACACCGCCGCCCCCGCCGCTGCCGACCTGGCCCTGGCCGACTGGCAGCCCCTCGACCCGCTCCTGCACGCCGCCCACCTCCACACCCGGCTGCCGCACCCCGCGCCGCCCCAGCCCCACCGGCGGTGA
- a CDS encoding helicase associated domain-containing protein → MLLTRPANVRARAFNRGLRAARQYHARHGHLQVPADHAEDLDGTPVRLGAWLLRRHRDRAQLTPEQQTALEVLGFHTLPVFLAPAPYDAAA, encoded by the coding sequence ATGCTTCTCACCCGGCCCGCCAACGTACGCGCCCGCGCCTTCAACCGCGGACTGCGAGCCGCCCGCCAGTACCACGCCCGCCACGGCCACCTGCAGGTGCCGGCCGACCACGCCGAAGACCTCGACGGCACACCTGTCCGCCTCGGCGCCTGGCTGCTACGCCGCCACCGCGACCGTGCACAGCTGACCCCCGAGCAGCAGACCGCGCTCGAAGTCCTCGGATTCCACACACTGCCCGTCTTCCTGGCCCCCGCCCCCTACGACGCCGCGGCATGA
- a CDS encoding transposase codes for MPAPRKYPLELRERAVRMYRTAEPKPVIRRMAEELGVHHEALRGWIRQAEADAGERDDLLTSDERAELAALRKENTQLKRSNEILRTASAFFAAQLDPTRPR; via the coding sequence ATGCCTGCCCCGAGGAAATACCCACTGGAGTTGCGTGAGCGCGCGGTGCGGATGTACCGCACTGCGGAGCCGAAGCCCGTGATCCGCCGCATGGCCGAGGAACTCGGTGTCCATCATGAGGCCCTGCGCGGCTGGATCCGCCAGGCCGAGGCCGACGCCGGCGAACGCGACGACCTGCTCACCAGCGACGAACGCGCCGAGCTGGCCGCGCTGCGCAAGGAGAACACCCAGCTCAAGCGGTCCAACGAGATCCTGCGGACGGCCTCGGCTTTTTTCGCGGCACAGCTCGACCCGACCCGGCCCAGGTGA
- a CDS encoding IS3 family transposase, translated as MTALLDEHENLEVEPTLRELHIPSSTYYRWRRAKKEPCERHRRDTELTRQIQQIHTDSGGIYGSPRVHAVLKREGVYVGRKRVERLMREAGLAGISPRRTGKGFTRRDRDADLAPDLVRRDFTADRPNRLWVTDLTMISTLEGPLWLSAIRDAFSRRVVAWETSAHADADLVLATLEYALASREVEPGQLIHHADHGCQYTSVKLTTRLVRAGIEASMGSVGDSYDNALAENLWMLIKTEGLRGRTFATRAEANLALFEYIDGFYNSRRIQKRLGYLSPVEFEEKHYAEQAASERVNLKPRQPALTS; from the coding sequence GTGACCGCGCTCCTCGACGAGCACGAGAACCTGGAGGTCGAGCCCACCCTCCGGGAACTGCACATCCCTTCCTCCACCTACTACCGCTGGCGCCGGGCGAAGAAGGAGCCGTGCGAACGGCACCGCCGGGACACCGAGCTGACCAGGCAGATCCAGCAGATCCACACCGACTCCGGCGGAATCTACGGCTCGCCCCGCGTGCACGCCGTCCTGAAGCGCGAAGGCGTCTACGTCGGCCGCAAACGAGTCGAACGGCTCATGCGCGAAGCCGGCCTCGCCGGGATCAGTCCTCGCCGGACGGGCAAGGGCTTCACCCGCCGCGACCGGGACGCCGACCTCGCCCCGGATTTGGTCAGGCGCGACTTCACCGCCGACAGGCCGAACCGGCTGTGGGTCACCGACCTCACCATGATCTCGACCCTTGAGGGACCCTTGTGGCTGTCGGCGATCAGGGACGCGTTCTCCCGTCGGGTGGTGGCCTGGGAGACCTCCGCCCACGCGGACGCCGACCTCGTGCTGGCCACCCTCGAGTACGCCCTCGCGTCCCGGGAGGTCGAGCCCGGCCAGCTGATTCACCATGCGGACCACGGCTGTCAGTACACGTCCGTGAAGCTCACAACACGCTTGGTGCGGGCAGGAATTGAGGCATCCATGGGCTCCGTCGGGGACTCGTACGACAACGCCCTGGCGGAGAACCTCTGGATGCTCATCAAGACCGAGGGCCTCCGCGGCCGCACCTTCGCCACCCGGGCCGAGGCGAACCTCGCGCTCTTCGAGTACATCGACGGGTTCTACAACAGTCGGCGCATCCAGAAACGCCTCGGCTACCTCAGCCCCGTCGAGTTCGAAGAGAAGCACTACGCCGAGCAGGCAGCGTCCGAACGAGTGAACCTGAAACCCCGCCAACCCGCTCTGACCAGCTGA
- a CDS encoding helicase associated domain-containing protein produces the protein MRVLCEGVDAPDTDGIFIADPCRSPVKIAQTIGRALRKPPGQAKRASIFLPVYLAPRQKLHEAMESSAFSDFWAFFNGLAVYDSKLHERFSSHKKRRLQPVPARPHRAAEVNRTLKLLTHKPRNNAFWDNGWHAARAFHSQHGHLNVPSEHVTRNGLALGQWIGQQRSRTPQAHCPSNASPP, from the coding sequence GTGCGGGTGCTGTGCGAAGGCGTCGACGCCCCCGACACCGACGGCATCTTCATCGCCGACCCCTGCCGCAGCCCCGTCAAGATCGCACAGACCATCGGACGAGCCCTGCGCAAACCCCCCGGCCAGGCCAAACGCGCCTCGATTTTCCTCCCCGTCTACCTCGCCCCCAGGCAGAAGCTGCACGAGGCGATGGAGTCCTCCGCCTTCTCCGACTTCTGGGCCTTCTTCAACGGCCTGGCCGTCTACGACAGCAAGCTCCACGAGCGCTTCAGCAGCCACAAGAAGCGGCGGCTGCAACCCGTCCCAGCCCGCCCCCACCGTGCCGCAGAAGTCAACCGCACCCTGAAACTGCTCACCCACAAACCCCGCAACAACGCCTTCTGGGACAACGGCTGGCACGCCGCCCGGGCCTTCCACAGCCAGCACGGACACCTGAACGTGCCCAGCGAACACGTCACCAGAAACGGCCTGGCCCTCGGACAATGGATCGGACAGCAACGCTCCCGTACGCCGCAGGCGCACTGCCCATCGAACGCATCGCCGCCCTGA
- a CDS encoding DEAD/DEAH box helicase family protein encodes MSGRAQLRPHQEEAIEAGAHALLHRRLPAATIVAACGTGKTLIGKRIAEHFAPRGPVLVVVPTLDLLTQTAARWLADDGFDQLIGVCSLPGVYDRRLRGHLALISSPQALASRVACGGRTAVFATYDSLPTLVRAHQSHHLPKWAFALADEAHRTSGNWDKQWGLIHDDRAVPAAHRLYMTATPATGASPPGHGRHTPASCDSPPWTTPPSITSAWPTPSSAASSLNTSSSSPKSETADSSTSSTRTGPPRTWTACVWQRCRRCC; translated from the coding sequence ATGTCTGGCCGTGCTCAACTGCGCCCCCACCAGGAAGAGGCCATCGAAGCGGGAGCGCATGCCCTCCTGCACCGACGACTGCCCGCCGCAACCATCGTCGCCGCCTGCGGCACCGGTAAAACCCTCATCGGCAAGCGCATCGCCGAACACTTCGCACCCCGCGGCCCCGTCCTCGTGGTCGTCCCCACCCTCGACCTGCTGACACAGACCGCAGCCCGCTGGCTCGCAGACGACGGCTTCGACCAGCTCATCGGCGTGTGCTCACTGCCCGGCGTGTACGACCGCAGGCTTCGCGGCCATCTCGCGCTCATCTCCAGCCCCCAGGCACTGGCGAGCCGCGTCGCCTGCGGCGGCCGCACCGCCGTCTTCGCCACCTACGACTCCCTGCCCACACTGGTCCGGGCCCACCAATCCCACCACCTGCCCAAGTGGGCCTTTGCCCTGGCCGACGAAGCCCACCGCACCAGCGGCAACTGGGACAAACAATGGGGACTCATCCACGACGACCGCGCCGTCCCTGCCGCGCACCGGCTCTACATGACCGCAACCCCCGCAACTGGCGCATCCCCGCCCGGCCACGGCAGGCACACCCCCGCCTCGTGCGACTCGCCTCCATGGACGACCCCACCGTCTATCACCTCAGCCTGGCCGACGCCATCGAGCGCGGCATCCTCGCTGAATACCAGCTCGTCATCCCCGAAGTCCGAGACCGCGGACTCCTCGACGTCCTCCACACGGACCGGCCCACCCCGCACCTGGACGGCCTGCGTCTGGCAACGATGCAGGCGATGCTGCTGA
- a CDS encoding ATP-binding protein, translating into MPTTHTSQSPVTLDVAPAPLYRLLDPDLLSTREGLMDFVHHEPKPPDLADCAPSGTKLPDTDVRMMYHGNLPCVSTPDVTRGLLDARRTLRTNRFRRVGKRMSMVIDGCAGKSTLLAQIARAYQGLLENERRPDREWTPVVYINVPPRHECNLDWSLPFADFFGMDHTLNLDKRTYRSTDMTEPVIHTMRESGTSLICIDGIDRIHSNDLTKAFAYFDSLQARLRASVIYCGNGAVDIVEEALRHRRHGERPDQSEQFRTTLPVMRIRRIPFHEGQQDAWRTVLMDYDKNLRLYNHVPGAGKLLDFDTELHARTGGYMDTLDQLLCQTAQQSIEDGTEAITQEGLDDMVVGRGDLEDDWA; encoded by the coding sequence ATGCCCACCACGCACACCTCGCAGAGCCCAGTCACCCTAGATGTGGCCCCGGCCCCCTTGTACCGACTGCTGGATCCCGACCTGCTCTCGACGCGCGAGGGTCTGATGGACTTCGTGCACCACGAACCCAAGCCCCCGGACCTGGCCGACTGTGCCCCCTCGGGCACGAAACTCCCCGACACCGACGTGCGGATGATGTACCACGGAAACCTGCCCTGCGTGAGCACCCCCGACGTGACCCGGGGTCTGCTGGACGCCCGTCGTACTCTGCGCACCAACCGGTTCAGGCGAGTCGGAAAGCGCATGAGCATGGTCATCGACGGGTGTGCCGGCAAGTCCACCCTGCTGGCGCAGATCGCCCGCGCCTATCAGGGACTGCTGGAGAACGAACGCCGGCCGGACAGGGAATGGACCCCCGTCGTCTACATCAACGTCCCGCCGCGCCACGAATGCAACCTGGACTGGTCCCTGCCCTTCGCCGACTTCTTCGGCATGGACCACACCCTCAACCTCGACAAGCGGACCTACCGCAGCACCGACATGACCGAACCGGTCATCCACACGATGCGGGAGAGCGGCACCTCCCTGATCTGCATCGACGGGATCGACCGCATCCACAGCAACGACCTGACGAAGGCCTTCGCCTACTTCGACAGCCTGCAGGCCCGTCTGCGCGCCTCCGTCATCTACTGCGGAAACGGTGCCGTCGACATCGTCGAGGAAGCTCTCCGCCATCGCCGTCACGGCGAACGCCCCGACCAGTCCGAGCAGTTCCGCACCACGCTGCCCGTGATGCGGATCCGCCGCATCCCCTTCCACGAGGGACAGCAGGACGCCTGGCGCACCGTCCTGATGGACTACGACAAGAACCTCCGTCTGTACAACCATGTCCCTGGTGCAGGAAAGCTCCTCGACTTCGACACGGAGCTCCACGCGCGGACCGGCGGCTACATGGACACCCTGGATCAGCTCCTGTGCCAGACCGCTCAGCAGTCCATCGAGGACGGCACCGAAGCGATCACCCAGGAAGGTCTCGACGACATGGTCGTCGGCCGCGGCGACCTGGAGGACGACTGGGCATAG
- a CDS encoding HesA/MoeB/ThiF family protein, with translation MLILIPQDAATVLRASGAWGRLSLRISQPDDLAVVGGISEGGGSIISVDPPPPAPRLLASCDSRPTGYWYRAKNELHALWHLLRVRRDTAMKLDVFKDAVPNGFKTPGDGGYVALTHAPGVKDAYPESRLPDLVAWHVTRAGFQPLEMSAEPETTGIRQLDHHWPVQELQNAHIMLVGAGSIGSATAHALAGYGIGHLTLVDPDRLQWHNLVRHTSSRRHIGRTKVTALAEELTQLRPDTAVTPLALDVIEHADQIRALLMDTHLVVCTADGVAARRVTGHLARRADRTAILACVLQYGALGEIIRLHPWRRHGCLTCRRHSLTEAGSLDPEPALDAGYGTGTRHRPMTAVGPDLHLVAHLAAKTAAATLLEHAGHPDQRLPGEHALIGLRRQPGWAAPFDLGRTAELRWLPATPPRPGCPTCEAP, from the coding sequence GTGCTGATCCTCATTCCACAGGACGCCGCGACCGTACTCCGCGCCTCGGGCGCATGGGGCCGGCTGTCGTTGCGTATCAGCCAGCCGGACGACCTCGCTGTGGTAGGCGGAATCTCCGAGGGCGGCGGCTCCATCATCTCGGTCGACCCGCCGCCGCCCGCCCCCCGCCTGCTCGCCAGCTGCGACTCCCGCCCTACCGGCTACTGGTACCGGGCCAAGAACGAACTGCACGCGCTCTGGCACCTCCTGCGAGTACGGCGTGACACGGCCATGAAACTTGACGTGTTCAAGGACGCCGTCCCCAACGGTTTCAAGACGCCGGGCGACGGCGGCTATGTCGCCCTCACCCACGCCCCCGGCGTGAAGGACGCTTATCCCGAAAGCCGTCTGCCCGACCTCGTCGCCTGGCACGTCACCCGCGCGGGCTTCCAGCCCCTCGAGATGTCGGCCGAGCCCGAAACCACCGGGATTCGGCAACTCGACCATCACTGGCCCGTACAGGAACTGCAGAATGCCCACATCATGCTGGTCGGGGCGGGGAGTATCGGCTCGGCCACCGCGCATGCGCTGGCCGGCTACGGCATCGGGCACCTCACCCTCGTCGATCCTGACCGCCTCCAATGGCACAACCTCGTCCGGCACACCAGTTCCCGCAGGCACATCGGCCGCACCAAAGTCACCGCACTGGCTGAGGAACTCACCCAGCTGCGCCCCGACACCGCCGTCACCCCCCTCGCCCTGGACGTCATCGAGCACGCCGACCAGATCCGCGCCCTCCTCATGGACACCCACCTCGTCGTGTGTACGGCTGACGGGGTGGCCGCACGCCGCGTCACCGGCCACCTGGCCCGCCGCGCGGACCGCACCGCCATCCTTGCCTGCGTTCTGCAGTACGGAGCCCTCGGCGAAATCATCCGGCTGCACCCATGGCGCCGGCACGGCTGCCTGACCTGCCGCCGCCACAGCCTCACCGAAGCCGGCAGCCTCGACCCCGAACCCGCCCTGGACGCCGGATACGGCACCGGAACCCGACACCGACCGATGACCGCCGTCGGCCCGGACCTCCACCTCGTCGCCCACCTCGCGGCGAAGACCGCCGCCGCCACCCTCCTCGAACACGCCGGACACCCCGATCAGCGCCTCCCCGGAGAACACGCCCTGATCGGACTGCGCCGCCAACCTGGCTGGGCCGCGCCCTTCGACCTCGGCCGCACCGCCGAACTTCGCTGGCTTCCCGCCACCCCGCCGCGGCCCGGCTGCCCCACCTGCGAAGCGCCATGA